A genomic region of Halichondria panicea chromosome 5, odHalPani1.1, whole genome shotgun sequence contains the following coding sequences:
- the LOC135335759 gene encoding uncharacterized protein K02A2.6-like, giving the protein MKALARSFVWWPGIDKELELKVKQCESCQKNQYLPATAPIQPWEFPKTPWSRLHIDYAGPVDGHMFLVVVDAYSKWLDVRIAKQANSRTTISILRSIFATHGIPELIVSDNGTPFTSYEFQAFTQSNGIRHNTSAPYHPATNGQAERAVQTFKQYLRKATEGSLEDRLSQFLFRYRITPHSTTGSAPAQLLMGRLPRSRLDLLRPNLHNKVQQQQERQKAYKDNRAPTRSFAINDAVLVADLPARDTWLPGIITKILGSRSYEIRLTDNRTIRRHIDHIRTNSIPRSRDTEELPTDWVPNPMVDAPTLPSPSLPENPPTDPPPRRSGRTSRPPDRLVDQYA; this is encoded by the coding sequence ATGAAAGCTCTGGCTCGTTCTTTCGTTTGGTGGCCTGGTATCGACAAAGAACTTGAACTGAAAGTGAAACAGTGCGAATCCTGTCAGAAGAACCAGTACCTCCCAGCAACAGCCCCGATACAACCCTGGGAATTTCCCAAGACACCATGGTCACGACTCCACATTGACTATGCTGGCCCGGTCGATGGACATATGTTTTTGGTGGTAGTCGATGCATACTCTAAGTGGCTGGACGTCCGAATCGCCAAGCAAGCAAACTCCCGAACCACCATTTCCATTCTCAGATCGATATTTGCTACTCACGGCATCCCTGAACTGATTGTATCCGATAATGGAACACCTTTCACAAGCTACGAGTTCCAGGCCTTCACTCAGTCAAATGGCATCAGACACAACACGTCTGCACCCTATCATCCCGCAACCAACGGACAAGCAGAAAGAGCTGTCCAAACGTTCAAGCAATATCTCCGAAAAGCCACAGAAGGTTCCCTGGAAGACAGGTTATCTCAATTCCTGTTTAGGTATCGAATAACGCCTCACAGTACCACTGGCTCAGCACCGGCACAGCTACTGATGGGACGCCTACCCCGATCACGGCTGGACCTACTCAGACCGAATCTGCACAACAAGGTCCAACAACAGCAAGAACGTCAGAAGGCATACAAGGATAACAGAGCACCGACTCGCTCTTTTGCCATCAACGATGCTGTATTAGTGGCTGATCTCCCCGCTCGAGATACCTGGCTGCCTGGTATCATAACCAAGATTCTCGGTTCGCGCAGCTACGAGATACGGTTAACGGACAACAGAACTATTCGTCGACACATTGACCATATCCGAACGAACTCTATCCCCAGGTCAAGGGACACTGAAGAACTCCCAACCGATTGGGTACCAAATCCCATGGTGGACGCACCTACACTGCCGTCTCCATCACTTCCGGAGAATCCACCAACTGATCCTCCTCCTCGACGTTCTGGTCGCACCTCCCGTCCTCCTGACCGACTGGTTGACCAGTACGCTTGA
- the LOC135336300 gene encoding uncharacterized protein LOC135336300 isoform X2 produces the protein MKAMLFPMAAIKAVIVMLLSYSCLCHAQDWSVRLRGGQSPFEGRVEVLVNNSWGTIQDTNWGLDDALVVCKQLGFSAADSAVSGRVFAPADLHTPVLLTDVQCSDGAVSLQDCEYQTGNSLPFYNLHTRDAGVRCAVKYSIRLQSMTSSRNIGRLGIQRGTIWSPVCYDSLWTTEQSSVACRQLGYDQIIGSQGVNMTGAVTVSPLNCTGSEPNLQSCRSPVSVLNNCSSGLVVELECAGTPLQLHPPTTSFLSCTSVTLQWTTHDNYRGHEIDAYTIRYRPYVRYPLDTQLPWITMRVDPSSSEEQSLTIGDLAPLSEYEVQVSATNTLGSSPFSDNTVITTLAPVITAPGHIQIDTRGPTTANISWTEPMTCGIDNLFYEISYNVERSGLSSVTRLDSVTHTPDSVQRYEMRGLLPYTQYSVRVRVVGYVDGGDGTYMVGSGTLFGRTAFLSSNFSDITVFTTNKSLPTGSPQAFVAFFSLLQSTAHFEWQSVSPHLANGVILNYIISCRYMRNGDDWNLDIKDMVSNSTFTYSLQNLLSAAHYECSVAALNEVGEGPASTPILFSTPADLNRRPSAPRNVVFEVMRQNRDSLFIGAQWEMFVCESNFTCVELLGYVITCRAEISREEVRNTVWLSDFQDEDEVFENARVQVKPFTRYDCSVASLNTYGVGQPGSIISLKTPETIPKQSATKLYATNVGTDSVQLHWTYEETPRAGELNGFALYLYKQDTRFPGRTGSFVIREYFNIGINQDQTSFSYLLMYLDQSVTYNVYIAAATVVGEGPQERISVTTHREAPSTILGNVFTSITSSREPFPVLVEWSVSATSVQSIDYIGFIVSCFDNSTGTANELLRHVVLDSQPMASYSANILLPANCEMPLGSYQCSVFAFNERGEGRRTTSLPSSLPCTGGGDGLTGSFLANPYAGITFLVLVILLIILLITTVIICCVCIGRYEKSTKKEEHYSTVPFDEGYISMAPTGSNSSAMKQPWSRNNVHPPSFLSRGGNPRLSIDQDIQSHYDEISVGRASKTENIYDEIPLRLTPQPPTPRRSNASSMRSSPTLQNGVTCLSIHSISEKSFDLDESQVTTMTDITKIDVPVSNGAKLLSPVSSEENLAKAKPVSKDKPKTSPFKDQPQPSARGRTSGYVEVVTTKDGKRCVRELGNTSSVDMESYQPFHQDGIQEQAARRTSLREQGHSYQNVAEIRRPRSVSSTQACITNDERNRKSIPNQTNRQQITSADFQLSTVDDSEV, from the exons ATGAAGGCAATGTTGTTCCCAATGGCTGCAATCAAGGCTGTAATTGTGATGCTGCTGAGCTATAGCTGTTTATGTCATGCACAAG ATTGGTCGGTGCGGTTGAGAGGTGGCCAGTCACCATTTGAAGGCAGAGTGGAGGTGCTCGTTAACAACAGCTGGGGCACCATCCAGGACACAAACTGGGGGCTTGATGATGCTTTAGTCGTATGCAAGCAACTTGGATTCTCAGCAGCTGAC TCAGCTGTTTCTGGTAGAGTGTTTGCTCCTGCTGATCTGCACACTCCTGTTCTGCTCACTGATGTGCAGTGCAGTGACGGAGCTGTCTCACTGCAGGACTGTGAGTATCAAACAGGCAATAGTCTGCCCTTCTATAATCTACACACACGAGACGCTGGAGTGAGGTGTGCTG TGAAGTACTCGATTCGACTCCAATCAATGACCAGCAGCAGGAACATTGGGAGACTTGGTATTCAGCGTGGTACTATTTGGAGCCCAGTCTGTTACGACAGCTTGTGGACAACCGAGCAATCCTCTGTTGCTTGTCGTCAGCTTGGTTACGACCAGATAATAGGTTCTCAAG GAGTGAACATGACAGGAGCAGTGACTGTGTCTCCACTGAATTGCACAGGGAGTGAGCCCAACCTTCAATCATGCAGGTCACCCGTAAGTGTTCTGAACAACTGTTCCAGTGGACTGGTTGTTGAGCTAGAGTGTGCAG GCACCCCCCTCCAGCTCCACCCCCCTACAACCAGCTTTCTCAGTTGTACCTCTGTCACTCTTCAGTGGACCACTCATGACAATTACAGAGGGCATGAGATAGACGCGTATACTATAAGGTATCGGCCCTACGTCCGTTACCCTCTGGATACCCAGCTTCCTTGGATTACCAt GAGAGTGGACCCCTCGAGCAGTGAGGAGCAATCATTGACCATTGGTGACTTAGCGCCCCTCTCAGAGTACGAGGTCCAAGTCAGTGCTACTAACACACTTGGTTCCAGCCCATTCTCTGACAACACTGTTATTACCACACTGGCTCCAG TGATCACCGCCCCTGGTCACATTCAGATAGACACTCGTGGGCCAACAACTGCTAACATATCGTGGACG GAGCCCATGACCTGTGGAATTGACAATCTTTTTTACGAGATATCATACAATGTGGAGAGAAGTGGACTGTCCTCCGTAACCAGGCTCGACAGTGTAACACATACCCCAGACTCTGTGCAGCGGTACGAAATGCGTGGATTGTTACCGTACACTCAGTACTCTGTGAGAGTGCGTGTGGTGGGCTATGTGGATGGTGGTGATGGCACATATATGGTGGGAAGCGGGACTCTATTTGGAAGGACTGCTTTTTTGTCCAGCAACTTCAGTGACATTACTGTGTTCACTACTAACAAGAGTC ttccaaCTGGCTCCCCCCAAGCTTTTGTTGCATTTTTTTCCCTCCTTCAATCCACGGCTCACTTTGAGTGGCAGTCTGTATCACCACACCTGGCCAATGGAGTCATATTAAATTACATTATATCTTGTCGCTATATGAGAAACGGTGACGACTGGAATTTGGACATCAAAGACATGGTATCCAATTCAACATTCACGTACAGTTTGCAGAACTTGTTATCAGCTGCACACTATGAGTGCTCGGTGGCTGCTCTTAACGAGGTAGGAGAGGGGCCAGCTAGCACACCCATCCTATTCTCCACTCCAGCGG ATCTCAATCGGAGGCCCAGCGCACCTCGTAATGTGGTGTTTGAAGTTATGCGCCAGAACAGAGACTCATTATTCATTGGAGCTCAATGGGAgatgtttgtgtgtgagtcCAACTTTACCTGTGTGGAACTACTCGGTTACGTCATCACTTGTCGAGCTGAGATCAGCAGGGAAGAAGTGAGAAATACAGTATGGCTGTCTGATTTTCAAGATGAGGATGAAGTGTTTGAGAATGCTCGGGTTCAGGTGAAACCTTTCACGAGATACGACTGTTCAGTGGCTTCTCTAAACACCTACGGAGTGGGGCAGCCTGGCTCAATAATATCCTTGAAGACTCCTGAGACAA TTCCAAAACAGTCAGCGACCAAACTCTACGCCACCAACGTTGGGACTGACAGTGTACAGCTACACTGGACTTACGAGGAAACACCTAGAGCTGGAGAGCTGAACGGATTCGCGCTTTATCTGTACAAACAAGACACCCGATTCCCAGGGAGAACAGGATCATTCGTTATCAGGGAATATTTCAACATAGGGATTAATCAAGATCAGACATCTTTTTCCTATTTGTTGATGTACTTGGATCAAAGTGTTACCTACAATGTGTATATAGCTGCAGCCACTGTGGTTGGAGAGGGGCCTCAAGAAAGGATATCAGTCACAACCCATAGGGAAG CTCCGTCCACAATCCTTGGGAATGTGTTCACAAGCATCACCTCTTCAAGAGAGCCATTCCCTGTTCTTGTGGAGTGGTCAGTGTCAGCTACCTCCGTACAGTCTATTGATTACATTGGGTTTATTGTCTCGTGCTTTGACAACTCAACAGGCACAGCCAATGAGCTTCTAAGACATGTTGTCCTGGACAGTCAACCGATGGCAAGCTACTCAGCCAATATACTCCTCCCTGCCAACTGTGAGATGCCTTTGGGGTCTTACCAGTGTTCAGTGTTTGCCTTTAATGAGAGGGGGGAGGGACGGAGAACCACTTCGCTACCCTCCAGTCTGCCTTGCACTGGAGGAG GCGACGGTCTGACCGGGAGTTTTCTGGCTAATCCATACGCTGGCATTACATTCTTGGTGCTTGTCATTTTGCTGATCATTCTACTGATAACAACTGTTATCATTTGCTGTGTCTGCATAGGACGCTATGA GAAAAGCACTAAGAAGGAGGAACACTACAGCACTGTTCCGTTTGATGAGGGATACATCAGTATGGCGCCAACTGGGTCAAATTCATCGGCTATGAAGCAACCGTGGTCAAGAAATAATGTCC ACCCCCCGTCTTTCCTTAGTAGAGGTGGTAACCCTCGACTGAGCATTGACCAGGACATTCAGAGCCACTATGATGAGATCTCGGTAGGGAGAGCAAGCAAAACTGAGAATATATATGATGAGATTCCACTGAGGTTGACACCACAACCACCAACCCCACGTCGCAGTAATGCTAGCTCTATGAGGTCCTCTCCAACATTGCAGAATGGTG TAACCTGCCTGTCGATACACAGCATCTCCGAAAAGTCATTTGATCTTGACGAGAGTCAAGTCACAACCATGACCGATATCACTAAAATTGATGTCCCTGTCAGTAATGGAGCCAAATTACTGAGCCCAGTCTCATCTGAAGAAAACCTTGCCAAAGCAAAACCAGTCAGTAAAGATAAGCCAAAAACGTCTCCCTTCAAGGACCAACCCCAACCCTCTGCTCGTGGGCGCACCTCTGGCTATGTGGAAGTAGTCACAACAAAGGACGGCAAGAGATGCGTACGAGAGCTTGGGAACACTTCATCAGTGGACATGGAATCTTACCAACCTTTTCATCAAGACGGCATTCAAGAACAAGCAGCCAGACGCACCTCACTGCGGGAGCAAGGTCACTCGTACCAAAACGTGGCAGAGATTCGACGACCAAGGTCCGTTTCTTCTACACAAGCCTGCATTACCAATGATGAGAGGAATCGAAAGTCTATTCCAAATCAGACTAATAGGCAGCAAATAACTTCTGCCGATTTTCAGCTTTCAACCGTTGATGATTCAGAGGTCTAA
- the LOC135336300 gene encoding uncharacterized protein LOC135336300 isoform X1 codes for MKAMLFPMAAIKAVIVMLLSYSCLCHAQDWSVRLRGGQSPFEGRVEVLVNNSWGTIQDTNWGLDDALVVCKQLGFSAADSAVSGRVFAPADLHTPVLLTDVQCSDGAVSLQDCEYQTGNSLPFYNLHTRDAGVRCAVKYSIRLQSMTSSRNIGRLGIQRGTIWSPVCYDSLWTTEQSSVACRQLGYDQIIGSQGVNMTGAVTVSPLNCTGSEPNLQSCRSPVSVLNNCSSGLVVELECAGTPLQLHPPTTSFLSCTSVTLQWTTHDNYRGHEIDAYTIRYRPYVRYPLDTQLPWITMRVDPSSSEEQSLTIGDLAPLSEYEVQVSATNTLGSSPFSDNTVITTLAPVITAPGHIQIDTRGPTTANISWTEPMTCGIDNLFYEISYNVERSGLSSVTRLDSVTHTPDSVQRYEMRGLLPYTQYSVRVRVVGYVDGGDGTYMVGSGTLFGRTAFLSSNFSDITVFTTNKSLPTGSPQAFVAFFSLLQSTAHFEWQSVSPHLANGVILNYIISCRYMRNGDDWNLDIKDMVSNSTFTYSLQNLLSAAHYECSVAALNEVGEGPASTPILFSTPAVDLNRRPSAPRNVVFEVMRQNRDSLFIGAQWEMFVCESNFTCVELLGYVITCRAEISREEVRNTVWLSDFQDEDEVFENARVQVKPFTRYDCSVASLNTYGVGQPGSIISLKTPETIPKQSATKLYATNVGTDSVQLHWTYEETPRAGELNGFALYLYKQDTRFPGRTGSFVIREYFNIGINQDQTSFSYLLMYLDQSVTYNVYIAAATVVGEGPQERISVTTHREAPSTILGNVFTSITSSREPFPVLVEWSVSATSVQSIDYIGFIVSCFDNSTGTANELLRHVVLDSQPMASYSANILLPANCEMPLGSYQCSVFAFNERGEGRRTTSLPSSLPCTGGGDGLTGSFLANPYAGITFLVLVILLIILLITTVIICCVCIGRYEKSTKKEEHYSTVPFDEGYISMAPTGSNSSAMKQPWSRNNVHPPSFLSRGGNPRLSIDQDIQSHYDEISVGRASKTENIYDEIPLRLTPQPPTPRRSNASSMRSSPTLQNGVTCLSIHSISEKSFDLDESQVTTMTDITKIDVPVSNGAKLLSPVSSEENLAKAKPVSKDKPKTSPFKDQPQPSARGRTSGYVEVVTTKDGKRCVRELGNTSSVDMESYQPFHQDGIQEQAARRTSLREQGHSYQNVAEIRRPRSVSSTQACITNDERNRKSIPNQTNRQQITSADFQLSTVDDSEV; via the exons ATGAAGGCAATGTTGTTCCCAATGGCTGCAATCAAGGCTGTAATTGTGATGCTGCTGAGCTATAGCTGTTTATGTCATGCACAAG ATTGGTCGGTGCGGTTGAGAGGTGGCCAGTCACCATTTGAAGGCAGAGTGGAGGTGCTCGTTAACAACAGCTGGGGCACCATCCAGGACACAAACTGGGGGCTTGATGATGCTTTAGTCGTATGCAAGCAACTTGGATTCTCAGCAGCTGAC TCAGCTGTTTCTGGTAGAGTGTTTGCTCCTGCTGATCTGCACACTCCTGTTCTGCTCACTGATGTGCAGTGCAGTGACGGAGCTGTCTCACTGCAGGACTGTGAGTATCAAACAGGCAATAGTCTGCCCTTCTATAATCTACACACACGAGACGCTGGAGTGAGGTGTGCTG TGAAGTACTCGATTCGACTCCAATCAATGACCAGCAGCAGGAACATTGGGAGACTTGGTATTCAGCGTGGTACTATTTGGAGCCCAGTCTGTTACGACAGCTTGTGGACAACCGAGCAATCCTCTGTTGCTTGTCGTCAGCTTGGTTACGACCAGATAATAGGTTCTCAAG GAGTGAACATGACAGGAGCAGTGACTGTGTCTCCACTGAATTGCACAGGGAGTGAGCCCAACCTTCAATCATGCAGGTCACCCGTAAGTGTTCTGAACAACTGTTCCAGTGGACTGGTTGTTGAGCTAGAGTGTGCAG GCACCCCCCTCCAGCTCCACCCCCCTACAACCAGCTTTCTCAGTTGTACCTCTGTCACTCTTCAGTGGACCACTCATGACAATTACAGAGGGCATGAGATAGACGCGTATACTATAAGGTATCGGCCCTACGTCCGTTACCCTCTGGATACCCAGCTTCCTTGGATTACCAt GAGAGTGGACCCCTCGAGCAGTGAGGAGCAATCATTGACCATTGGTGACTTAGCGCCCCTCTCAGAGTACGAGGTCCAAGTCAGTGCTACTAACACACTTGGTTCCAGCCCATTCTCTGACAACACTGTTATTACCACACTGGCTCCAG TGATCACCGCCCCTGGTCACATTCAGATAGACACTCGTGGGCCAACAACTGCTAACATATCGTGGACG GAGCCCATGACCTGTGGAATTGACAATCTTTTTTACGAGATATCATACAATGTGGAGAGAAGTGGACTGTCCTCCGTAACCAGGCTCGACAGTGTAACACATACCCCAGACTCTGTGCAGCGGTACGAAATGCGTGGATTGTTACCGTACACTCAGTACTCTGTGAGAGTGCGTGTGGTGGGCTATGTGGATGGTGGTGATGGCACATATATGGTGGGAAGCGGGACTCTATTTGGAAGGACTGCTTTTTTGTCCAGCAACTTCAGTGACATTACTGTGTTCACTACTAACAAGAGTC ttccaaCTGGCTCCCCCCAAGCTTTTGTTGCATTTTTTTCCCTCCTTCAATCCACGGCTCACTTTGAGTGGCAGTCTGTATCACCACACCTGGCCAATGGAGTCATATTAAATTACATTATATCTTGTCGCTATATGAGAAACGGTGACGACTGGAATTTGGACATCAAAGACATGGTATCCAATTCAACATTCACGTACAGTTTGCAGAACTTGTTATCAGCTGCACACTATGAGTGCTCGGTGGCTGCTCTTAACGAGGTAGGAGAGGGGCCAGCTAGCACACCCATCCTATTCTCCACTCCAGCGG TAGATCTCAATCGGAGGCCCAGCGCACCTCGTAATGTGGTGTTTGAAGTTATGCGCCAGAACAGAGACTCATTATTCATTGGAGCTCAATGGGAgatgtttgtgtgtgagtcCAACTTTACCTGTGTGGAACTACTCGGTTACGTCATCACTTGTCGAGCTGAGATCAGCAGGGAAGAAGTGAGAAATACAGTATGGCTGTCTGATTTTCAAGATGAGGATGAAGTGTTTGAGAATGCTCGGGTTCAGGTGAAACCTTTCACGAGATACGACTGTTCAGTGGCTTCTCTAAACACCTACGGAGTGGGGCAGCCTGGCTCAATAATATCCTTGAAGACTCCTGAGACAA TTCCAAAACAGTCAGCGACCAAACTCTACGCCACCAACGTTGGGACTGACAGTGTACAGCTACACTGGACTTACGAGGAAACACCTAGAGCTGGAGAGCTGAACGGATTCGCGCTTTATCTGTACAAACAAGACACCCGATTCCCAGGGAGAACAGGATCATTCGTTATCAGGGAATATTTCAACATAGGGATTAATCAAGATCAGACATCTTTTTCCTATTTGTTGATGTACTTGGATCAAAGTGTTACCTACAATGTGTATATAGCTGCAGCCACTGTGGTTGGAGAGGGGCCTCAAGAAAGGATATCAGTCACAACCCATAGGGAAG CTCCGTCCACAATCCTTGGGAATGTGTTCACAAGCATCACCTCTTCAAGAGAGCCATTCCCTGTTCTTGTGGAGTGGTCAGTGTCAGCTACCTCCGTACAGTCTATTGATTACATTGGGTTTATTGTCTCGTGCTTTGACAACTCAACAGGCACAGCCAATGAGCTTCTAAGACATGTTGTCCTGGACAGTCAACCGATGGCAAGCTACTCAGCCAATATACTCCTCCCTGCCAACTGTGAGATGCCTTTGGGGTCTTACCAGTGTTCAGTGTTTGCCTTTAATGAGAGGGGGGAGGGACGGAGAACCACTTCGCTACCCTCCAGTCTGCCTTGCACTGGAGGAG GCGACGGTCTGACCGGGAGTTTTCTGGCTAATCCATACGCTGGCATTACATTCTTGGTGCTTGTCATTTTGCTGATCATTCTACTGATAACAACTGTTATCATTTGCTGTGTCTGCATAGGACGCTATGA GAAAAGCACTAAGAAGGAGGAACACTACAGCACTGTTCCGTTTGATGAGGGATACATCAGTATGGCGCCAACTGGGTCAAATTCATCGGCTATGAAGCAACCGTGGTCAAGAAATAATGTCC ACCCCCCGTCTTTCCTTAGTAGAGGTGGTAACCCTCGACTGAGCATTGACCAGGACATTCAGAGCCACTATGATGAGATCTCGGTAGGGAGAGCAAGCAAAACTGAGAATATATATGATGAGATTCCACTGAGGTTGACACCACAACCACCAACCCCACGTCGCAGTAATGCTAGCTCTATGAGGTCCTCTCCAACATTGCAGAATGGTG TAACCTGCCTGTCGATACACAGCATCTCCGAAAAGTCATTTGATCTTGACGAGAGTCAAGTCACAACCATGACCGATATCACTAAAATTGATGTCCCTGTCAGTAATGGAGCCAAATTACTGAGCCCAGTCTCATCTGAAGAAAACCTTGCCAAAGCAAAACCAGTCAGTAAAGATAAGCCAAAAACGTCTCCCTTCAAGGACCAACCCCAACCCTCTGCTCGTGGGCGCACCTCTGGCTATGTGGAAGTAGTCACAACAAAGGACGGCAAGAGATGCGTACGAGAGCTTGGGAACACTTCATCAGTGGACATGGAATCTTACCAACCTTTTCATCAAGACGGCATTCAAGAACAAGCAGCCAGACGCACCTCACTGCGGGAGCAAGGTCACTCGTACCAAAACGTGGCAGAGATTCGACGACCAAGGTCCGTTTCTTCTACACAAGCCTGCATTACCAATGATGAGAGGAATCGAAAGTCTATTCCAAATCAGACTAATAGGCAGCAAATAACTTCTGCCGATTTTCAGCTTTCAACCGTTGATGATTCAGAGGTCTAA